From a region of the Triticum aestivum cultivar Chinese Spring chromosome 7D, IWGSC CS RefSeq v2.1, whole genome shotgun sequence genome:
- the LOC123166494 gene encoding histone-lysine N-methyltransferase ASHR2 translates to MALPNMAGDTLRVADLPGRGRALLAARDILEGEVLLSESPILLYPSSLASLSSYCSACFRSLPPPPHTPCPSCRAAAFCSPACAAASHPRLLCAALSSGLAAAPEAHQEPLLFLLSAYSLQEPSLSAILSLSSAPQGPSPSQQQDAASLHAAVASVAPPHMLPAGFSPDLTAALLSKDRTNSFSILEPYRPDVPLELRKARCCAVYPRASLLNHDCLPNACHFDYADRPGPGNTDIVVRALHGITEGKEVCISYFAANWRYADRQCRLLEDYGFRCECDRCQIESKWKFDDDNDAGDGDDTMEEEHGKEDAEDGGDEGMEQEEGSDGDEDDFPHAFFFVRYLCDREDCYGMLAPLPPLPNGELSHVFECNACGQLKKEEDEVEADADAGDCSMDQ, encoded by the coding sequence atggCACTGCCAAACATGGCCGGCGACACGCTCAGGGTAGCCGACCTCCCGGGCCGCGGCCGCgcgctcctcgccgcccgcgacatCCTCGAGGGCGAGGTGCTCCTGTCCGAGTCGCCCATCCTCCTCTACCCGTCCTCgctcgcctccctctcctcctacTGCTCCGCCTGCTTCCGCTCGCTCCCACCACCGCCGCACACCCCCTGCCCAtcctgccgcgccgccgccttctgctcccctgcctgcgccgccgcctcccacccgCGCCTCCTCTGCGCCGCGCTCTCCAgcggcctcgccgccgcccccgagGCGCACCAGGAGcccctgctcttcctcctctcgGCCTACTCGCTCCAGGAGCCCTCCCTCAGCGCCATCCTCTCTCTCTCCTCGGCTCCGCAAGGTCCCTCCCCGAGCCAGCAGCAGGACGCCGCGAGCCTCCACGCCgcggtggcgtcggtggcgccGCCGCACATGCTGCCCGCGGGCTTCTCTCCGGACCTGACGGCGGCCCTCCTCTCCAAGGACAGGACCAACAGCTTCTCCATCCTGGAGCCGTACCGCCCCGACGTGCCGCTGGAGCTCCGCAAGGCGCGGTGCTGCGCGGTGTACCCTCGCGCGTCACTGCTCAACCACGACTGCCTGCCCAATGCTTGCCACTTCGATTACGCCGACAGGCCGGGTCCGGGGAACACGGACATCGTCGTGCGCGCTCTCCATGGCATAACAGAGGGGAAAGAGGTTTGCATCAGCTATTTCGCAGCCAATTGGAGGTATGCTGACCGgcaatgcaggctgctggaggatTATGGGTTCCGGTGTGAGTGTGATCGGTGTCAGATTGAGAGCAAGTGGAAGTTTGATGACGATAATGATGCCGGTGATGGGGATGACACCATGGAAGAGGAGCATGGCAAGGAGGAtgctgaagatggtggtgatgagggGATGGAGCAGGAGGAAGGGAGTGACGGCGATGAAGACGATTTCCCGCATGCCTTCTTCTTTGTGAGGTATCTGTGTGATCGGGAGGACTGCTATGGCATGCTTGCGCCGTTGCCACCCTTACCGAACGGTGAGCTGTCCCATGTATTTGAGTGCAATGCCTGTGGGCAACTGAAGAAGGAAGAAGACGAGGTTGAGGCTGATGCTGATGCTGGTGATTGCAGCATGGACCAGTAG
- the LOC123166495 gene encoding cysteine-rich and transmembrane domain-containing protein WIH2, producing MSYQQGYPPPGTAAAYPPPGQQQQAYVAPPPSTYPQDQQYPPAGAGADTTSRGGHGHGGDGFLKGCCAALCCCCLLDACF from the exons ATGAGCTACCAGCAGG GCTACCCACCGCCGGGCACTGCAGCAGCTTACCCTCCGCCGGGCCAGCAGCAGCAGGCCTacgtcgcgccgccgccgtccacctACCCGCAGGACCAGCAGTACCCTCCCGCCGGCGCTGGCGCCGACACCACCAGCCGCGGCGGACACGGCCACGGCGGCGATGGCTTCTTGAAAGGATG CTGCGCGGCGCTGTGCTGCTGCTGCCTCCTCGACGCCTGCTTCTGA